CGTGGAGACGAGGTCGGCGCCGGCGTCGGCGGGATGGGCGTACGTGGGAAGGGGAACACCGGCGTCGAGCCGGCGGATCTGCACCTCGGTCACGGTGGCGACGATACTGGCGCGAGACCCCATCGGGCACAGTGGACTCGTGAAGAGCAACCCTGCCCACCACCGTGAGCGCCTCCTGGCGCCGGGCCCGTGGTGGGGCGCCGTCGTCCTCATCTCCGTGGCGATCGGCTGGCTGCTGCTCGTCGCCACCAGCCCGGCCGTCGCGGGCGGTGTCGCGCTGCTCACCCTGCTGGTCGCGGGAGCGGGCCTGTGGCGCTACGGCTCGCTGCCGATCGTCGCGGAGCCCGGCCGGCTCCGCGCGGGCGACGCGCACCTCGAGGCGCCCGATCTCGGCGAGGTCGTCGCCCTCGACCCGACTGCCTGGCGTGCCGCGCTCTCCCGGGCCGGCACCGACCGGGCCTTCCTGCTGACCCGCCCATGGATCGACCGCGGCGTGCGCGTCGAGGTGGCCGACCCGGCCGACCCGACGCCCTACTGGCTCGTCTCGACCCGGCGTCCCGACGCGCTCGCGCGTGCCGTGGGCCACACTGGTCCTGCTCCCGACGAAAGGATCATCGATGGCCCGGAAGCGCGCGACGAAGGCGACGCCTGACCCCGCCACCACCTCGCCCGCCGAGGCGGATGTCTCCAAGGGACGAGGCCGAGGCGCCTGGCGGGCCCTCGACGCCGGGTCCGCCCTGCTCGCGGCCTCGCTCGCCCCGCACGTCTCGAACCTGGCCTGGCGGGCCGTCACGGGCCGCAAGCCGCCGCGGAACACGCGGAACCCCGAGCTGAGCACGACCGAGGCCGTCGCGTGGGCCGCCATCGGTGGCGCCACGGTGCAGGTCGTCCGCATCGTCGCGCGGCGCAGCGCCGCCCGCTACTGGGTGAGGTCCACCGGAGGGCTGCCGCCGGGCATGAAGTCGACGAAGGACACCGAGGTCTGAGACGACGACGTCCGGCTCGCCGCGTGAGCGGCGACGCCGGACGTCGTGAGTCGGGGCGCGGACCTCAGTCGGCGCAGTCCTTGCAGATCGCCATGCCGTTCTTCTCGGTGGCCAGCTGGCTGCGGTGGTGCACCAGGAAGCAGGACATGCAGGTGAACTCGTCGGACTGCTTGGGCACGACCTTGACCGCGAGCTCCTCGTGGGACAGGTCGGCGCCGGGGAGCTCGAACGACTCTGCCGCCTCGACCTCGTCCTCGTCGACCTTGCCCGAGTTCTTCTCGTGGCGACGCGCCTTCAGCTCCTCGATGCTGTCCTCGGACTGCTCCTCATCGGTCTTGCGGGGCGCGTCGTAATCGGTTGCCATCACTTCTCCATGCTCGTTCTCGTGGAACTGTGGTCGTGTTCTTGTGGAACGCGCAGATTCAACCACATGGACCAAATCTGCCCGCACCCGGACGCAATCCCCCTCGTGGCGCCGATGCTCCCACTGCCGGGGCGCCCGCGCCAGTCGTGCGGACGGCTTTTCTCAGAACCCGCAGCGCGCGACGAGCGCGAGGAACGGATCGATGCTCCCGGCGGGCGCCGCGACCAGGAGTCGCTCGCTCGGCGACCCGTCCGGACCGGTGACCACGAGCCCGGCCTCGCGGGCGATCAGGCCGGCGGCGGCGTGGTCCCAGACGTGCAGTCCCTGCTCGACGTAGGCGTCCAGACGCCCCTCCGCGAGGTCGGTGAGATCGAGCGCGGCGGCGCCGATGCGGCGGATGTCGCGCACGTGCGGCAACATCGCGCCGACGGCACGGGCCTGGTGCTCGCGCACCTCCGGGACGTAGTTGAACCCGGTGGCGACGAGCATCTGGTCGAGCGGCAGGACGGGCGGCCCCGTCAGCCGCCGCGCCTCGGCCTCGTCGGTGCGCCACGCGCCCTCGCCGGCCACCGCCTCGTAGGACTCGCCCGTGGCGATGTTCACCACCACGCCGACCTCGTCGGCACCGTGGATCCGGGCCGCGATCGCCACGGCGTAGCGCGGGATGCCGTAGACGAAGTTCACCGTGCCGTCGATCGGATCGACCACCCACTCCACGCCGGAGGTGCCCGGGACGTCCTGGCCCTCCTCCCCCACGAAGGCGTCGTCGGGACGTGCGGCGAGGATCCTCTCGCGGATCAGCTCCTCGCACGACCGGTCGATCAGCGTGACGAGGTCGGTGGGACTCGACTTCGTGCCCGCGATGCCCACGCGTCCCTGCGGGCGGAGCGAGGCGACGTGCTCGACCGCCTCGGCCGCGACCCGGCGGGCCAGGTCGATCAGCTCGGTCACGCCAGGACCGGCCGCAGTGACCTCGGGTTGACGCAGCAGTCGCCGGGGCAGGTGTCGGCCTTGGGGCCGAACTCGCCCCGCACGGGCCGCTCCGGCTTCTCGCCGCGCTCGGCCGCGGCGCGCTCCAGGAGCAGCTCGCGGACCATCGCCGCGTAGCGCGGGTCGGCATTCGGGCTGGCGGCGCGGGCGAACCGCAGGCCGAGGCGCTCGGCGGTGGCCTTCGCCTCGGTGTCGAGGTCGTACACGACCTCCATGTGGTCGGCCACGAAGCCGATGGGGACCAGGACGACCCCGGTCACCCCCTGCTCCGCGAGCTCCTCGAGGTGGTCGTTCACGTCCGGCTCCAGCCACGGCTGGCTGGGCGGCCCGGAGCGGGAGCAGTAGGCGAGGGACCACGTCGGCAGGTCGAGGGCGTCGGCCACGAGCCCTGCCACCGAGAGGTGCTGGCGCTCGTACAGCCGGCGCCCGGGGCCGCCGCTGGCGTCGTTCATCTGCTCGGGCACCGAGTGGGTCACGAACACCACGCGGGCGTCCTCGCCCACCTCGGCCAGCGCTGCACGGGTGTACTCGGTGAAGAGGTCGACGAACACGGGATGGTTGAAGTGGTGGCGCAGGCGGTCGACCCGGATCGGGCGGTCGTGCGAGACCTCGAAGAGGTTCTCCCGGTACTGGCGGCAGCTGCTGTAGGACGAGTAGGCGCTGGTCATGAAGCAGGCGACCCGCTCGACCCCGTCGGCCTCCATCTGGTCGAACGCGTCGGCCAGGTACGGGTCCCAGTTGCGGTTGCCCCAGTAGACCGGCAGGTCGAGGCCCTGGTCGGCGAAGTCCTGGCGCAGCGCGGTCAGCAGCGCGCGGTTGATGTCGTTGATCGGCGACTTCCCACCGAAGCCGAAGTAGTGCTCGCCGACCTCGACGAGGCGCTCCTTCGGGATGCCCCGGCCCCGCGTGACGTTCTCGAGGAACGGGACCACGTCCTCGGGCTTCTCGGGACCACCGAAGGAGACCAGCAGGAGGGCGTCGTAGGGGCGTGCGTCCATGCCGCCAGTCTTCCACGGGGCCTCGTGGCACACCCTTCGGGCGCACGCCGCCGCCAGCCCTCCCCCAGCCCTCGCCGACCGTGGTCCAAGATGAGTCTCGACATGTTCTCCGCCTACCGCACGATCCTGGCCACGCCCGGCGCCCCGGCCTTCACGACCACCGGCGCACTCGGGCGTCTCCCGCTGTCCATGACCGGGCTCGGGATCGTGCTGCTGGTCTCGGGTCGCACCGGCGACTACGCGCCCGCCGGCCTCGTCATGGCGGTCTACGTCGTCACCTCGGCGTTCTTCGCCCCCGTCCAGGGCAGGCTGGCCGACCGCATGGGGCAGGCACCCGTCCTGGTCGCGGCGGGCGCGCTCTTCGCGTCGGGCATCGTGATCCTGCTCTCGACGGTGGACGTCACGCTGTGGGGTGCCGCGGCAGGTGCGGTGATCGCCGGGCTCGGGGCACCGCAGACGGGGAACATGGTGCGCGCCCGATGGACGCACGTGCTTCCCGACCGCTCCCGCCTGCAGACCGCGTTCGCCCTCGAGGCGGTGCTCGACGAGGTCGTCTTCATCGTCGGACCCGTGCTCGTCACGATCCTGACGCTCAGCGTCCTCGACTGGTCGGGGCTCGCCGTGGCGGGCGTCGCGGCGATCGTCGGGGCGTGGGGCCTGGCACTGCAGCGCTCCACCCAGCCCCGGCACCGGCCCCAGGCGGACGGCCCCCGCGAGCCGCTGCCCTGGTTCCTGCTCGGCCCGCTGGTCGTCGCTGCGTGCGGGCTCGGCGTGCTGTTCGGCGCCGCCGAGGTCCTCGTCGTGGCGTTCACGCAGGAGCAGGGGCGTCCCGGCGCCGCCGGACTCGTCCTGGCCATCTTCTCGGCCGGAAGCCTCGCCGCGGGCCTGGTGATCGGGGCCCAGCCGCCTCCTGCCGACCCGATCCGGCGGCTGCGGCTCTCGACACTGGGGCTGCTGGTCTTCCTGGCGCCCCTGCCGTTCGCGCCGAACATCGCCCTGCTCGCCGTGGGGTTCGGGCTGGCGGGGCTCATGCTCTCGCCGACCCTCATCACCGCGGTCCACCTCGTCGAGCTCACCGTGCCGCACTCGCGTCTCACCGAGGCGCTCACCTGGACGACCACGGGCATGTCCGCCGGAACCGCCGGCGGCGCGGCCCTCGCCGGCCTCATCGTCGACCGCTGGTCGGCCTCGGCCGGCTTCGTCCTACCGATCGTGGCGGCGCTGATGACGACCACCGTGGCCATGCTCTACCGCGCTCCGCTCCCCCGGCGCGACCACGTCGCGAGCTGATGGCGACGGGCTCCGAAACCCGTCCCCGACCCGGCGCGTCTCCCCGGATCGCCGTGGGCTTTCACTAGCCTTGAAGTCGGTGGCAGAAGCGACACGGGGAGGCTCGAACATGCGGGAACTCGCGACCGTGGGACTCAGCGACGACGGGCGTTTCCTCGTCGCCCGGGACGCGACCACCGGAGAACGCTTCCGGCTCAGCATCGACCGCCGGCTCACCTCACTGGTTGACCGCACCCCCGTAGGGTCGAGTCGTTCAGGACAGATGGAGATTCCGATGGAGAGTTCGCTCACCCCCCGAGACATCCAGACCCGCATCCGCCGCGGCGAGTCGGTCGAGGAGGTCGCCGAGGCCGCCGGCATCACGGTCGAGCGGGTGCACGGCTTCGCCGTGCCCGTCATCGCCGAGCGCGAGTGGATGGCCCAGTCGGCCCGCGCCACCTCGGTGCGCCGCAAGCACGTCGGCGGCGCCGCCGTCGCCCTGGCCGAGCTGGCCGACGCGGCCCTGGCCGAGCGCGGCATCGCGCCCGAGAAGGCCGAGTGGGACGCGTTCCGCCGCGAGGACGGCCGCTGGACCGTGCGCGTCGATCTCGAGGAAGGCTCCGCGTCGTTCCTCTACGACCCCAAGAGCCGCTACGTCATCGCCGACGACGACGCCGCACGCGGCCTCGTGGGCGACCTCGCCACGCAGGACCAGCACGACATGGCGCTGGCCGACCTCGTCACCGACGCCCCCGAGGGGTACGGCGGCGCGATCGCCGAGCCGACCGACCACGCTCCGCTCGTGCGCTCCATCAAGGAGGCCCGCGACCGCCGCGCGCTCGAGCAGGCCGTCTTCGAGGAGCCGGCCGAGGAGGTCGTCGAGGACGTGGAGGACCAGGCCCTCGAGGAGCGCATCGCGGTCCCGGACACGCCCAAGCCCCGCAAGAAGCACTCGCGCCGCTCGGTCCCCAGCTGGGACGAGATCATGTTCGGCGGCTCCTCGGACTGAACAGGTCTCGATACATCATCGCGATGCGCGGCCGGTGATCGAGTGCCAGCGAGCGCAGCGAGATGGTGTATCGAGATCAGTCGAACGGCAGCACGTCGGGCGACAGCGCCCCGGCCTTCGCCCGCGCCGCGGTCATCCGCTTGCGGTGGTGCCGGCGGCAGAGCACCTCGTAGCCGACCTGCGGCGTCGGTCGGTCGGGGTCCTCGACGTCTCCCACCACGATCACCTCGCCCTCGGTGACCATCTCGCCGTCCTCGGTGCGCGCGTTGTGGGTGGCACGGGCACCGCACCAGCACAGGGCCTCCACCTGCAGCGTCAGCACCCGGTCGGCGATCTCCACGAGCCGCCGCGAGCCGCTGAACAGCTGCGTGCGGAAGTCGGTGAGGATGCCGAAGCAGAACACGTCGATCGCCAGCTCGTCGGCCACCTTGGCCAGCTGGTCGACCTGCGCGCTGGTGTAGAACTGGGCCTCGTCGCACACGAGGTAGTCGATCCGCGCTCCCCCGGTCAGCTCGCCGACCACGTCGGCCCAGAAGTCGAGGTCCTCGGCCACCTCGATCGCCGGCGTCGAGAGGCCGAGCCGGCTCGAGAGGGTGGCGGCACCCGCGCGGTCGTGCGAGGAGTAGATGCGGCCCACGCGCCCGCGGGCGCGGTGGTTGTGGTCGAGCTGGAGCGCCAAGGTGCTCTTGCCCGAGTCCATCGTGCCGGAGTAGAAGACCAGTTCCGCCACGGCGTCAGCCCGCCACGAGGACCGGGATGCGACGCTCCCGCGCGGTGATCGAGCCGTGGAAGCCGCGCAGCAGCAGCTCCACGGAGAAGGCGTCGGAGGCGAAGACGGCGAAGTCGTCGAGTGCCGCCACCACCACGTCGCCGAAGCGACCGCGGACGGTGGGGTCGATGGGACCGAACCACTCCTCCGCCTCGTCGCGCAGACGGACCTCCACGCGGTCGCCGAGCGCGGAGCGCCAGCGGGCGGCGACCTTCGCCTCGGCACCCGAGCG
This genomic interval from Aeromicrobium choanae contains the following:
- a CDS encoding ferrochelatase, whose product is MDARPYDALLLVSFGGPEKPEDVVPFLENVTRGRGIPKERLVEVGEHYFGFGGKSPINDINRALLTALRQDFADQGLDLPVYWGNRNWDPYLADAFDQMEADGVERVACFMTSAYSSYSSCRQYRENLFEVSHDRPIRVDRLRHHFNHPVFVDLFTEYTRAALAEVGEDARVVFVTHSVPEQMNDASGGPGRRLYERQHLSVAGLVADALDLPTWSLAYCSRSGPPSQPWLEPDVNDHLEELAEQGVTGVVLVPIGFVADHMEVVYDLDTEAKATAERLGLRFARAASPNADPRYAAMVRELLLERAAAERGEKPERPVRGEFGPKADTCPGDCCVNPRSLRPVLA
- a CDS encoding MFS transporter codes for the protein MFSAYRTILATPGAPAFTTTGALGRLPLSMTGLGIVLLVSGRTGDYAPAGLVMAVYVVTSAFFAPVQGRLADRMGQAPVLVAAGALFASGIVILLSTVDVTLWGAAAGAVIAGLGAPQTGNMVRARWTHVLPDRSRLQTAFALEAVLDEVVFIVGPVLVTILTLSVLDWSGLAVAGVAAIVGAWGLALQRSTQPRHRPQADGPREPLPWFLLGPLVVAACGLGVLFGAAEVLVVAFTQEQGRPGAAGLVLAIFSAGSLAAGLVIGAQPPPADPIRRLRLSTLGLLVFLAPLPFAPNIALLAVGFGLAGLMLSPTLITAVHLVELTVPHSRLTEALTWTTTGMSAGTAGGAALAGLIVDRWSASAGFVLPIVAALMTTTVAMLYRAPLPRRDHVAS
- a CDS encoding DUF3093 domain-containing protein is translated as MKSNPAHHRERLLAPGPWWGAVVLISVAIGWLLLVATSPAVAGGVALLTLLVAGAGLWRYGSLPIVAEPGRLRAGDAHLEAPDLGEVVALDPTAWRAALSRAGTDRAFLLTRPWIDRGVRVEVADPADPTPYWLVSTRRPDALARAVGHTGPAPDERIIDGPEARDEGDA
- a CDS encoding inositol monophosphatase family protein; this translates as MTELIDLARRVAAEAVEHVASLRPQGRVGIAGTKSSPTDLVTLIDRSCEELIRERILAARPDDAFVGEEGQDVPGTSGVEWVVDPIDGTVNFVYGIPRYAVAIAARIHGADEVGVVVNIATGESYEAVAGEGAWRTDEAEARRLTGPPVLPLDQMLVATGFNYVPEVREHQARAVGAMLPHVRDIRRIGAAALDLTDLAEGRLDAYVEQGLHVWDHAAAGLIAREAGLVVTGPDGSPSERLLVAAPAGSIDPFLALVARCGF
- the sepH gene encoding septation protein SepH; its protein translation is MRELATVGLSDDGRFLVARDATTGERFRLSIDRRLTSLVDRTPVGSSRSGQMEIPMESSLTPRDIQTRIRRGESVEEVAEAAGITVERVHGFAVPVIAEREWMAQSARATSVRRKHVGGAAVALAELADAALAERGIAPEKAEWDAFRREDGRWTVRVDLEEGSASFLYDPKSRYVIADDDAARGLVGDLATQDQHDMALADLVTDAPEGYGGAIAEPTDHAPLVRSIKEARDRRALEQAVFEEPAEEVVEDVEDQALEERIAVPDTPKPRKKHSRRSVPSWDEIMFGGSSD
- a CDS encoding thymidine kinase, whose product is MAELVFYSGTMDSGKSTLALQLDHNHRARGRVGRIYSSHDRAGAATLSSRLGLSTPAIEVAEDLDFWADVVGELTGGARIDYLVCDEAQFYTSAQVDQLAKVADELAIDVFCFGILTDFRTQLFSGSRRLVEIADRVLTLQVEALCWCGARATHNARTEDGEMVTEGEVIVVGDVEDPDRPTPQVGYEVLCRRHHRKRMTAARAKAGALSPDVLPFD
- a CDS encoding DUF4235 domain-containing protein, with protein sequence MARKRATKATPDPATTSPAEADVSKGRGRGAWRALDAGSALLAASLAPHVSNLAWRAVTGRKPPRNTRNPELSTTEAVAWAAIGGATVQVVRIVARRSAARYWVRSTGGLPPGMKSTKDTEV
- a CDS encoding DUF4193 domain-containing protein — translated: MATDYDAPRKTDEEQSEDSIEELKARRHEKNSGKVDEDEVEAAESFELPGADLSHEELAVKVVPKQSDEFTCMSCFLVHHRSQLATEKNGMAICKDCAD